In Pan paniscus chromosome 13, NHGRI_mPanPan1-v2.0_pri, whole genome shotgun sequence, one DNA window encodes the following:
- the SPEGNB gene encoding SPEG neighbor protein, whose amino-acid sequence MSKAAPAKKPVAVAPPPGCTLDINDPQVQSAAIRIQASYRGHRSRKELREKGPPRVLEPLKDVVLIEGSAAKLTCRISAFPDPFIRWSKDGKELRDGPKYRYVFEDPDVVALVVRDGELADLGQYSINVTNPFGQCSDSARILVEVPAKIQKGPDNTKARKGTTVTLTAEILGEPAPDVGWTKDGEDIEEDDRVFFEIGSTTTTLTIRRATPQDSGKYEVYVENSLGMDQSFARVDVA is encoded by the exons ATGTCTAAAGCAGCTCCTGCCAAAAAGCCAGTGGCTGTGGCCCCACCTCCTGGATGTACCCTGGACATCAATGACCCACAGGTCCAGAGTGCGGCCATTCGCATCCAGGCCTCTTACCGGGGCCACAG GTCCCGGAAGGAGCTGCGCGAGAAGGGGCCGCCGCGGGTGCTGGAGCCGCTGAAGGACGTGGTGCTGATCGAGGGCAGCGCAGCCAAGCTCACTTGCCGCATTTCGGCTTTCCCGGACCCATTCATCCGCTGGAGTAAGGACGGCAAGGAGCTACGTGACGGGCCCAAGTACCGCTACGTCTTCGAGGACCCTGACGTGGTGGCACTGGTGGTGCGCGACGGCGAGCTGGCAGACCTGGGCCAGTACAGCATCAACGTCACCAACCCCTTCGGCCAGTGCTCCGACTCGGCGCGCATCCTCGTGGAAG TCCCGGCGAAGATTCAAAAGGGACCCGACAACACTAAGGCGCGCAAAGGCACCACCGTGACGCTGACTGCGGAGATCCTGGGAGAGCCTGCGCCCGACGTAGGCTGGACCAAGGACGGGGAGGACATCGAGGAGGATGACAG GGTGTTCTTCGAGATCGGCAGCACCACCACGACGCTGACCATTCGCCGGGCCACGCCTCAGGACAGCGGCAAGTACGAGGTGTAcgtggagaacagcctgggcatggACCAGAGCTTCGCTCGCGTGGACGTGGCCTGA
- the GMPPA gene encoding mannose-1-phosphate guanyltransferase alpha, translating into MLKAVILIGGPQKGTRFRPLSFEVPKPLFPVAGVPMIQHHIEACAQVPGMQEILLIGFYQPDEPLTQFLEAAQQEFNLPVRYLQEFAPLGTGGGLYHFRDQILAGSPEAFFVLNADVCSDFPLSAMLEAHRRQRHPFLLLGTTANRTQSLNYGCIVENPQTHEVLHYVEKPSTFISDIINCGIYLFSPEALKPLRDVFQRNQQDGQLEDSPGLWPGAGTIRLEQDVFSALAGQGQIYVHLTDGIWSQIKSAGSALYASRLYLSRYQDTHPERLAKHTPGGPWIRGNVYIHPTAKVAPSAVLGPNVSIGKGVTVGEGVRLRESIVLHGATLQEHTCVLHSIVGWGSTVGRWARVEGTPSDPNPNDPRARMDSESLFKDGKLLPAITILGCRVRIPAEVLILNSIVLPHKELSRSFTNQIIL; encoded by the exons ATGCTCAAAGCGGTGATCCTGATTGGAGGCCCTCAAAAGG gaACTCGCTTCAGACCTTTGTCTTTTGAGGTGCCCAAACCATTGTTTCCTGTGGCAGGGGTCCCTATGATCCAACACCATATTGAAGCCTGTGCCCAG GTCCCTGGAATGCAGGAGATTCTGCTCATTGGCTTCTACCAACCTGATGAGCCCCTCACCCAGTTCCTAGAAGCCGCCCAGCAGGAGTTTAACCTTCCAGTCAG GTACCTGCAGGAATTTGCCCCCCTAGGCACAGGGGGTGGTCTTTACCATTTTCGAGACCAGATCCTGGCTGGGAGCCCCGAGGCATTCTTCGTGCTCAATGCTGATGTCTGCTCCGACTTCCCCTTGAGTGCTATGTTGGAAGCCCACCGACGCCAGCGTCACCCTTTCTTACTCCTTGGCACTACG GCTAACAGGACGCAATCCCTCAACTACGGCTGCATCGTTGAGAATCCACAGACACACGAG GTATTGCACTATGTGGAGAAACCCAGCACATTTATCAGTGACATCATCAACTGCGGCATCTACCTCTTTTCTCCTGAAGCCTTGAAGCCTCTTCGGGATGTCTTCCAGCGTAATCAGCAGGATGGGCAATT GGAGGACTCACCAGGCTTGTGGCCAGGGGCAGGTACCATCCGCCTAGAGCAGGATGTGTTTTCAGCcctggcagggcagggccagatATACGTGCATCTCACTGATGGTATCTGGAGTCAGATCAAGTCCGCAGG TTCAGCCCTCTACGCCTCCCGCCTCTACCTGAGCCGATACCAGGACACTCACCCAGAACGGCTGGCCAAGCACACCCCAGGGGGCCCATGGATCCGAG GGAATGTGTACATCCACCCGACCGCCAAGGTGGCCCCCTCGGCTGTG CTGGGCCCCAACGTCTCCATCGGGAAGGGGGTGACCGTGGGTGAGGGTGTGCGGCTCCGGGAGAGCATCGTCCTCCATGGAGCCACTTTGCAG GAGCACACGTGTGTTCTGCATAGCATCGTGGGCTGGGGGAGCACTGTGGGACGCTGGGCCCGCGTGGAGGGTACCCCCAGTGACCCTAACCCCAACGATCCCCGAGCCCGCATGGACAGTGAGAGCCTCTTCAAGGACGGGAAGCTGCTGCCTGCTATCACCATCCTGG GCTGCCGAGTCCGGATCCCTGCCGAGGTGCTCATCCTGAACTCGATTGTTCTGCCACACAAGGAGCTGAGCCGAAGCTTCACCAACCAGATCATCCTCTGA